GTTGTCCATCCAATTCAAGGGAGTCTCTGGcttgtcctcctcctcctcctcctggtcACCTTGAGTCCACTATGTGGGTAGCGCCGGGAGATTTAAACGGTCTCAAGGGACAAATCGTGAAGCTGCTTGAGCTTTCAGGTGGGTGTATTCCTCTCATGCGTATTCCTTCTGAATACCAAAGGAACTTCAGCAAACCTTTGTTTGTATCGGACTATGGTGTGTCTAAGCTTGTGGATCTGTTCAAAAAGATGGGGGATGTGATTGCAGTGGATGGTAAAGGCAACAAGAGATTTGTTTATCTGCTCAGCGCCAAGCCGAGCGTCATCTCTCCCTCTTCCCCTGTGGTTCtgctgagaagagagaagaaagggaAAGAGCCAAA
This region of Camelina sativa cultivar DH55 unplaced genomic scaffold, Cs unpScaffold05584, whole genome shotgun sequence genomic DNA includes:
- the LOC104774787 gene encoding uncharacterized protein LOC104774787 encodes the protein PSNSRESLACPPPPPPGHLESTMWVAPGDLNGLKGQIVKLLELSGGCIPLMRIPSEYQRNFSKPLFVSDYGVSKLVDLFKKMGDVIAVDGKGNKRFVYLLSAKPSVISPSSPVVLLRREKKGKEPNEETTYGRVSSDELSDTGSVESERNLEEFKLELQDILVSYCCRVQMDCFEAIYKL